The proteins below come from a single Trachemys scripta elegans isolate TJP31775 chromosome 16, CAS_Tse_1.0, whole genome shotgun sequence genomic window:
- the LOC117888796 gene encoding basic salivary proline-rich protein 3-like, translated as MGLVSPNNTRILTMAHRAQTDPSSPIPATTQSLNTAHSTWPGLAPTSPSYITTQLPSQTHSTRMGPALSHSTTTQPQDKTHSAQMGPAPSHPTTTQPQDETHSAQMGPAPSDPTTTQPQDETHSAQMGPAPSHPTTTQLQDKTHSIQMGPAPSDPTTIQPQDETHSAQMGPAPSHPTTTQPQDETHSAQMGPAPSDPTTTQPQDETHSAQMGPAPSHPTTTQPQDETHSAWMGPAPSDSTTTQPQDETHSIQVGPAPSHPTTTQPQDETHSAQMGPASPSQPQGEPPGTRTQYASPAVNGTGCAKTPAAPCLPGTPAAQTDAAPMPGQPQGSVLETSQPATRTLPATAFPPTMPSTWALPSPATAPHTTTPRASTLPAPPLAQRAVTMGWETRAPIPAAGLGAVRGEGDCQEPGYESPQMQELIQVVRELRGDLRALVHIQRQERRQLGTIAGSLAELAGAVRQLVGELPSQVLRGQSQLPYPAWRRQGPAPPTDSLA; from the exons ATGGGCCTTGTCTCCCCTAATAACACCCGCATCCTCACAATGGCCCACAGAGCCCAAACAGACCCAAGCTCCCCCATCCCAGCAACCACCCAGTCTCTGAACACGGCCCATAGCACCTGGCCAGGCCTCgcccccacctctccctcctACATAACCACCCAGCTTCCTAGCCAGACCCACAGCACCCGGATGGGCCCAGCTCTCTCCCACTCCACAACCACCCAGCCTCAGGACAAGACCCACAGCGCCCAGAtgggccctgctccctcccaccccacaaccACCCAGCCTCAGGACGAGACCCACAGTGCCCAGATGGGCCCAGCTCCCTCTGACCCCACAACCACCCAGCCTCAGGACGAGACCCACAGCGCCCAGAtgggcccagctccctcccaccccacaaccACCCAGCTTCAGGACAAGACCCATAGCATCCAGATGGGCCCAGCTCCCTCCGACCCCACAACCATCCAGCCTCAGGACGAGACCCATAGCGCCCAGAtgggcccagctccctcccaccccacaaccACCCAGCCTCAGGACGAGACCCACAGCGCCCAGATGGGCCCAGCTCCCTCCGACCCCACAACCACCCAGCCTCAGGACGAGACCCACAGCGCCCAGAtgggcccagctccctcccaccccacaaccACCCAGCCTCAGGACGAGACCCACAGCGCCTGGATGGGCCCAGCTCCCTCCGACTCCACGACCACCCAGCCTCAGGACGAGACCCACAGCATCCAGGtgggcccagctccctcccaccccacaaccACCCAGCCTCAGGACGAGACCCACAGCGCCCAGATGGGCccagcctctccctcccagccccagggcgAGCCTCCTGGTACTCGGACACAGTACGCCAGCCCAGCAGTTAATGGGACAGGTTGTGCCAAGACACCTGCAGCGCCCTGTCTCCCAGGCACCCCGGCTGCACAGACAG ATGCTGCCCCCATGCCAGGCCAGCCTCAGGGATCCGTCCTGGAGACGTCACAGCCTGCCACCCGCACCCTCCCAGCCACTGCCTTCCCCCCAACCATGCCCTCAACCTGGGCCCTCCCTTCCCCGGCCACTGCTCCCCACACCACCACCCCTCGGGCCAGCAccctccctgctccgccccttgcCCAGAGGGCAGTGACTATGGGGTGGGAGACAAGAGCCCCCATAccggctgcagggctgggagcagtcaggggggagggggattgccAGGAACCAGGCTACGAATCCCCTCAGATGCAGGAGCTGATCCAGGTGGtgcgggagctgcggggggaccTGCGCGCCCTCGTCCATATCCAgcggcaggagcgccgccagctggGCACCATTGCTGGCAGCCTGGCCGAGCTGGCAGGGGCTGTACGGCAGCTGGTAGGGGAGCTGCCCAGCCAGGTGCTTCGGGGGCAGAGCCAGCTCCCCTATCCAGCGTGGCGTAggcaaggccctgcaccccctactGACAGCCTTGCCTGA
- the LOC117888909 gene encoding soluble scavenger receptor cysteine-rich domain-containing protein SSC5D-like, translating to MKQPFLILCRPGPRACSPPATMRLPLLLLVGFLEFHYTGPFLVRLAGGPSECVGRVEINYKGRWGSVCDDEWDLADAAVVCRQLGCGTVLSAPVGAWFGEGTGPIWLNEVRCQGSEQHLRHCRHRGWRQHVCSHEEDASAVCSVPALGRSGADTPRRPCVPYSVVWLGLWVCADVMACSISVPIVAGTDPSRAQGPHSPCGHVSVSLSDPAVPTAHRFLPVITTEPSVQPALGDHKTPAQSTARPASTTPEHSGAPLRLVGGPHSCAGRLEVLHGSQWGSVCDDGWGLLEGAVVCRELGCGAVQAAPGGAHFGTGTGPIWLDDVGCSGKEISLRQCRARPWGRTNCQHDEDASVICTGTPQSYPPPGTTYPPRTNYPTELPLPQSYAPRQTTYFPSYTSPPSYLRGAVLRLVGGAGSCSGRLEVFHQGRWGTVCDDMWALPGAAVVCRELGCGDPLSAPRGAFFGEGSGPIWLDNVRCQGNESALSRCLAAPWGVHDCQHAEDAGVVCTDELAPVRQRFAKPMAPQPRMQKPRTQKPRTQKPRPRLPSVAREETQAPAQVSPQAVLPGKWKPLSMLEGTSPREAAQPEGTTRSPPPSGEPELPTAGPVAQAVTDAAMRVSGPRDGPRPERHGAPGMQRPVQKNRRPRPKPLGTRTDAVRHRAPAATPTLRARAGARTDPHVPRPPLWPGDSTLTTVASATHPPSQPHSAWTSPATPTPTP from the exons ATGAAACAGCCGTTCCTGATACTGTGCAGACCTGGCCCCAGGGCTTGCTCCCCACCAGCCACCatgcggctgcccctgctcctccttg TTGGGTTCCTGGAATTTCACTACACAG GCCCATTCCTGGTGCGTCTGGCTGGGGGCCCCAGTGAGTGCGTGGGGCGCGTGGAGATCAACTACAAGGGCCGCTGGGGCTCGGTGTGTGACGACGAGTGGGACCTGGCCGACGCAGCCGTGgtgtgcaggcagctgggctgCGGCACCGTGCTCTCTGCCCCGGTGGGCGCCTGGTTTGGGGAGGGCACTGGCCCCATCTGGCTCAATGAGGTGCGGTGCCAGGGCTCAGAGCAACATCTGCGCCACTGCCGCCACCGGGGCTGGCGCCAGCATGTCTGCAGCCATGAGGAGGACGCCAGTGCCGTGTGCTCAG tccccgccTTGGGCCGGAGTGGAGCAGACACCCCTAGAAGGCCCTGTGTCCCCTACAGCGTGGTGTGGCTGGGGCTCTGGGTATGTGCAGATGTTATGGCCTGTTCCATTTCAGTGCCCATTGTGGCTGGCACCGATCCTTCCAGGGCCCAAGGGCCACACTCTCCATGTGGCCATGTCTCTGTGTCCCTGTCTGACCCTGCTGTGCCCACAGCTCACCGCTTCCTGCCCGTCATCACCACCGAGCCCTCGGTGCAGCCGGCCCTTGGAGACCACAAAACCCCAGCACAGAGCACAGCCAGGCCGGCTTCCACCACGCCAGAGCACA GCGGTGCCCCCCTGCGGCTCGTGGGGGGCCCCCACAGCTGCGCAGGGCGTCTGGAGGTGCTTCACGGGAGCCAGTGGGGCTCGGTGTGTGATGACggctgggggctgctggagggcGCCGTGGTATGCCGGGAGCTGGGCTGTGGCGCAGTTCAGGCTGCCCCCGGGGGGGCGCATTTTGGGACTGGCACTGGCCCCATCTGGCTGGATGACGTGGGCTGCAGTGGGAAGGAGATATCGTTGAGGCAGTGCCGGGCACGGCCCTGGGGGCGCACCAACTGCCAGCACGACGAGGATGCCAGTGTCATCTGCACAGGTACCCCCCAGAGCTATCCCCCACCAGGAACTACCTACCCGCCTAGGACCAACTACCCCACAGAGCTACCCCTCCCACAGAGCTACGCCCCACGCCAAACTACCTACTTCCCCAGTTACACCTCCCCCCCGAGCTACCTAC ggggtgctgtgctgcggCTGGTGGGTGGCGCAGGTTCCTGCTCCGGGCGGCTGGAGGTTTTCCACCAGGGCCGCTGGGGCACAGTGTGCGATGACATGTGGGCGCTGCCAGGCGCGGCTGTGGTGTGCCGGGAGCTCGGCTGCGGGGACCCACTCTCTGCTCCCAGGGGGGCCTTTTTTGGTGAAGGCAGTGGTCCCATCTGGCTGGACAACGTGCGGTGCCAGGGCAATGAGTCGGCGCTGAGCCGGTGTCTGGCTGCACCATGGGGCGTGCATGACTGCCAGCATGCGGAGGACGCTGGTGTGGTGTGTACAG ACGAGTTGGCCCCTGTGAGGCAGCGCTTTGCCAAGCCCATGGCCCCACAGCCACGAATGCAGAAGCCACGGACGCAGAAGCCACGGACGCAGAagccccgaccccggctcccttCGGTGGCACGGGAGGAGACACAGGCACCAGCCCAGGTATCCCCACAGGCAGTGCTACCAG GGAAGTGGAAGCCGTTGTCGATGCTGGAGGGCACCAGCCCCCGGGAGGCCGCCCAGCCAGAGGGGACCACGCGGAGCCCCCCTCCCTCAGGAGAGCCAGAGCTGCCCACTGCTGGACCCGTAG CCCAGGCTGTGACAGATGCTGCCATGCGGGTGAGCGGCCCCAGGGATGGGCCTCGTCCTGAACGGCACGGAGCCCCGGGGATGCAGCGCCCTGTCCAGAAGAACCGGCGGCCCCGCCCCAAACCATTGGGGACACGCACAG ACGCCGTCCGGCACCGAGCTcctgctgccacccccaccctcagGGCCCGCGCTGGGGCCCGGACTGACCCCCACGTGCCTCGTCCCCCACTCTGGCCTGGGGACAGCACCCTGACGACTGTGGCCTCTGCAACCCaccctcccagccagccccacagcgcCTGGACCAGCCCAgccacccctacccccaccccc
- the LOC117888806 gene encoding zinc finger protein 628-like, producing MQALPQPPELGSMQLQTLAPPPPTGGEEQPLPCSSALPGTVGSGPEVSGMQESQDLLVVQSGPGEELLGSGGEVGVHLETLQTEEGVQSVLVLRGADGEQTRLCVQEVENLQELPADSGVGGLAPSSGQKLFIIRSAPGEQTLQVLENVGSGSGMVRGVAPGGQPSTTSTQMVQLLPSPVPPPQELSSIQIVQTVPSVQLVHTF from the coding sequence ATGCAGGCTCTGCCTCAGCCCCCGGAACTGGGCAGCATGCAGCTGCAAACCCTGGCACCGCCTCCCCCAACAGGGGGTGAGGAGCAGCCCCTGCCTTGCTCCTCAGCACTTCCGGGCACAGTGGGTTCCGGGCCAGAGGTGTCAGGCATGCAGGAGAGCCAGGACCTGCTGGTGGTGCAGAGCGGGCcaggggaggagctgctggggtCGGGTGGCGAGGTAGGTGTGCACCTGGAGACACTTCAGAcagaggagggggtgcagagcgtGCTGGTGCTGCGTGGCGCTGACGGTGAGCAGACCCGACTCTGCGTGCAGGAGGTGGAGAACCTGCAGGAACTGCCCGCagacagtggggtggggggcctgGCACCATCCTCAGGGCAGAAGCTCTTCATCATTCGCAGCGCGCCCGGTGAGCAAACCCTGCAAGTGCTGGAGAAtgtgggctctggcagtggcatGGTGCGGGGGGTGGCACCTGGTGGGCAGCCCTCCACCACCAGCACCCAGATGGTACAGTTGCTGCCAAGCCCAGTGCCACCCCCACAGGAACTGTCCTCCATCCAGATCGTGCAAACGGTGCCCAGCGTGCAGCTGGTTCACACCTTCTGA
- the NAT14 gene encoding N-acetyltransferase 14 codes for MPMLDPSQLAIREMQEDEEQMVLELLKDGFKDTENRLILYVLTRPLALLLLAVVSSGLRFLLNSFVAALLGPVLLTILALKLLLRRSPDLGCLGTYYRSGQRGLWVAVYDGDDVCGCVALQPCPQGVTRTAELRRLAVSRWYRRSGVGRCLVAFLEAQARAQGYERVVLYTAVVTKAAISLFESSGYRPTGGRSWLGYTILQEFSKEL; via the exons ATGCCCATGCTGGACCCTAGCCAGCTCGCTATCCGTGAGATGCAGGAAGATGAGGAGCAGATGGTTCTGGAACTGCTAAAG GATGGGTTCAAGGACACGGAGAACCGGCTGATCCTGTATGTCCTGACGCGGCCCCTggcgctgctgctcctggccgtgGTGAGCAGCGGCCTCCGCTTCCTGCTCAACTCCTTTGTagcggcgctgctggggcccgtgCTCCTCACCATCCTGGCCCTCAAGCTGCTGCTGCGGCGCTCGCCGGACCTTGGCTGCCTGGGCACGTACTACCGCTCGGGGCAGCGTGGGCTCTGGGTGGCGGTGTACGACGGCGACGATGTGTGCGGCTGCGTGGCGCTGCAGCCCTGCCCGCAGGGGGTGACCCGCACGGCTGAGCTGAGGCGTTTGGCCGTCAGCCGCTGGTACCGGCGCTCCGGCGTGGGGCGCTGCCTGGTGGCCTTCCTGGAGGCCCAGGCCCGGGCGCAGGGCTATGAGCGTGTGGTGCTCTACACCGCCGTGGTCACCAAGGCTGCCATCAGCCTCTTTGAGAGCAGCGGCTACCGCCCCACTGGCGGGCGCAGCTGGCTGGGCTACACCATCCTGCAGGAATTCAGCAAGGAGCTCTAG